A DNA window from Drosophila pseudoobscura strain MV-25-SWS-2005 chromosome 2, UCI_Dpse_MV25, whole genome shotgun sequence contains the following coding sequences:
- the LOC117185681 gene encoding prominin-like protein, which translates to MAVGSTMSECATMESKQSMIKTRKRREVKMERTLTIASLCAAIFLIVLVTRAVESSASPSSRDDPPFSYWRKGYSGHGTDHEKVGAIHFTPVEYTKFKPLSNYSHRENVSHMWVDVVFKVSRTFFDKMFPLDPTVPRGYIANVGKDNMRLGPKVVLDDWAHWLNAFWLMWLFVLLLVAVIVLAPFAGVIYFCFCCHRCKLGCPACQTGVTRRRICLSFCMLLILPFIAGSMGLAFLSNGMLERGLVNTKIAVEMGSVDTCNFLKDVSDHIHHLFVKNYEEMETHLITTIVEAPKHLFKDLNEVADGNAVARIRWIFRNLPEAETQLEWCRYFQTSIKWVSNKLRNALRGVKRDINDAAIVLCGSTDCLKFLHTNEVEFMDASRCIHLDELPLPPKMQKELTDLETSLVKPVWELPMARLRNISRKIKDEMARVSPPIIRDIRKGRKLFAKEGRRIEEIIDVVISDIHLSTMRASRAFEDLYDKFNETRQYVVQYIAVSLLGILSIVILALIVGCLAPRPTGASNEYFTKRIAAYMMILAMILIFCALSVMLIVVLFYFVIGGVAYKGACAPLREMKSSALLKQLDPEIDLRTMFSPRKQDLPANKSSKPVRVSSVIKACQGEMYLFTYLRENRIFDIEDFLQVKLLSKTVKSKEKSLDLSKEFILTPFERDVILRKMEDAEMGLYHSDLWFDIICENLNSLNVDQLMENLQSLSQSLSWNNYRAASVAFENAYLSLKAIKAAYHFGLDRDYRLMTKGLKYIDYIILYENYNFADTLKILREKVVAAEDFIRDKGTTYLSTLGENLTAVVEEQIKEYIRMIIREATTSIGYCKPLTYIYDRGLELVCNRMVDPINGYWIGVLTAAFLLMPVLCIAHRLQCLYKQHKVPPIRAIRARQVQQLEVEQDPCPFCSANPNRISGGLSACIGLDGAETTIYDGDNMIAETGNINDGDKKNKLD; encoded by the exons ATGGCGGTCGGGAGTACAATGTCTGAATGTGCAACTATGGAATCTAAGCAGTCAATGATTAAAACCAGAAAGCGAAGAGAGGTAAAAATGGAGAGGACTTTGACAATAGCCAGTCTTTGTGCGGCAATATTTCTGATTGTGCTGGTCACAAGGGCTGTTGAGAGTTCCGCCAGTCCAAGCTCACGAGATGATCCCCCTTTCTCGTATTGGCGCAAAGGATATTCCGGACACGGCACAGATCACGAGAAAGTGGGCGCAATTCACTTCACCCCAGTTGAATACACAAAGTTCAAGCCACTGTCGAATTACTCCCATAGAGAGAATGTCTCACATATGTGGGTGGATGTTGTTTTCAAAGTTTCGCGAACCTTTTTTGACAAAATGTTTCCCCTTGATCCGACCGTACCAAGAG GATACATAGCGAACGTGGGTAAGGACAACATGAGGTTGGGACCGAAAGTTGTGCTGGACGATTGGGCGCATTGGTTGAACGCATTCTGGCTTATGTGGCTATTTGTACTTTTACTGGTTGCTGTCATTGTCCTGGCACCCTTTGCAGG TGTCATAtatttctgcttctgctgccatCGTTGTAAGCTGGGATGTCCAGCTTGCCAAACGGGTGTAACAAGGAGACGTATTTGTTTGAGCTTCTGCATGCTTCTGATCCTTCCATTTATCGC TGGTAGTATGGGCTTGGCTTTTCTCTCAAATGGTATGCTAGAACGCGGCCTAGTCAACACTAAAATTGCCGTTGAAATGGGTAGCGTGGATACTTGCAACTTCCTGAAGGATGTCAGCGATCATATTCATCATTTGTTTGTGAAAAACTATGAGGAGATGGAAACTCATCTGATCACTACTATCGTGG AGGCCCCAAAACATTTGTTCAAGGACTTGAACGAAGTCGCGGACGGTAATGCCGTCGCAAGGATACGTTGGATTTTTCGCAATCTTCCAGAAGCAGAAACACAATTGGAATGGTGCCGATACTTTCAAACAAGCATAAAGTGGGTATCCAATAAGCTAAGAAATG CTCTCCGGGGAGTGAAGCGGGACATTAACGATGCGGCGATAGTGCTTTGTGGCAGTACGGATTGCCTCAAATTTCTGCACACTAACGAAGTTGAGTTTATGGACGCATCCAGATGCATCCACTTGGATGAG TTGCCTCTTCCgccgaaaatgcaaaaagaGTTGACTGATCTAGAGACATCCTTGGTCAAGCCAGTATGGGAGTTGCCGATGGCTAGACTCAGAAATATCAGTAGAAAGATTAAAGACGAGATGGCACGAGTCTCACCACCGATAATTCGAGACATACGCAAGGGAAGGAAGCTGTTTGCCAAAGAGGGGAGGAGAATAGAAGAAATAATTGACGTGGTCATCAGCGACATTCATCTTAGCACCATGCGGGCGAGCAGGGCGTTCGAGGATCTTTAcgacaaatttaatgaaacaCGTCAGTACGTCGTTCAGTATATTGCTGTAAGCCTCCTTGGG ATTCTGTCGATCGTGATTTTGGCTTTGATTGTTGGCTGTCTAGCACCACGTCCCACCGGAGCGAGCAATGAATACTTCACCAAAAGGATCGCAGCGTACATGATGATACT AGCCAtgattttgatattttgtGCGCTATCCGTCATGCTGATAGTGGTGCtgttttattttgtgattGGTGGTGTGGCTTACAAAGGCGCATGCGCACCACTCAGGGAAATGAAGTCTAGTGCGCTTCTCAAACAGCTAGACCCAGAGATCGATCTCCGGACGATGTTTTCTCCCCGCAAACAGGATTTACCAGCTAATAAATCAAGCAAGCCAGTCAGAGTATCGAGTGTTATCAAGGCGTGCCAGGGCGAGATGTATTTGTTTACATACCTGCGAGAAAATAGAATCTTTGACATAGAAGATTTTCTTCAAGTGAAATTATTATCGAAAACAGTAAAGAGTAAGGAGAAAAGTCTAGATCTATCAAAGGAATTTATACTGACGCCGTTTGAACGAGACGTAATTTTACGAAAAATGGAGGATGCTGAAATGGGCTTGTATCACAGCGACTTGTGGTTCGATATAATTTGCGAAAATCTCAACTCATTGAATGTTGACCAGCTTATGGAGAACCTCCAATCTCTATCACAGTCGCTGTCGTGGAATAACTACCGAGCAGCCTCTGTCGCTTTCGAGAACGCGTATCTTAGTCTCAAGGCAATTAAGGCCGCCTACCATTTTGGTCTTGATAGGGACTATAGGCTTATGACTAAAGGTCTTAAATACATTGattacataattttatacgagaACTACAACTTTGCCGATACTCTTAAAATATTGAGAGAAAAAGTTGTGGCGGCCGAGGATTTTATACGTGATAAAGGAACGACATATCTTTCTACTCTTGGCGAAAACCTAACTGCAGTGGTTGAGGAACAGATCAAAGAATATATCAGAATGATAATCCGTGAAGCCACCACCAGCATCGGGTACTGCAAGCCTCTGACCTACATATACGATCGCGGCCTGGAATTGGTTTGCAATCGCATGGTTGACCCCATA AACGGCTATTGGATAGGTGTATTAACGGCGGCGTTCCTTCTGATGCCCGTGCTCTGTATAGCTCATCGTCTGCAGTGTCTGTACAAGCAACATAAGGTGCCTCCGATAAGGGCCATCAGAGCACGGCAGGTGCAACAACTAGAAGTAGAACAAGACCCTTGTCCCTTTTGCAGTGCAAATCCAAATAGGATTTCAGGTGGACTCAGTGCCTGCATTGGTCTGGACGGTGCAGAAACGACCATTTATGATGGCGACAACATGATTGCAGAAACAGGAAATATCAATGATGGAGACAAAAAGAATAAGTTAGATTAG
- the Teh1 gene encoding protein tipE translates to MRSGSSELLLEQQQQELRLRKIRELAPKKKNGNRRFRSWRERARFYGTSTLAFFSVTAGASLLFLVPLYVDPAISTLSHDFIENPTLCTTTRREDLVGIFNCSWSSCREGCTSDLYRCVHIYVTFIEQNITIPENMTDFSNYTADWEQSGEATLLVNIKGCGYPPTVTCKTFNDYYGADGAIYPCYYSRKNKTVVLTSYSHDDQVAVIINFFAVPFVITVISSIALCIMHCDCRCKKDRSHRRNRPQCRRPRIENLSDTSISTRVDMLTPAIEVYKPPL, encoded by the coding sequence ATGAGGAGTGGCAGTTCGGAATTACTACtcgagcagcaacaacaagagctaCGGTTACGTAAAATCCGAGAACTGGctccaaaaaagaaaaatggcaATCGGCGCTTTCGCTCGTGGCGGGAACGTGCGCGTTTCTACGGCACCTCGACTCTGGCCTTCTTCTCGGTGACCGCCGGTGCTTCGCTGCTCTTCCTGGTGCCGCTCTACGTGGACCCGGCCATCTCCACGCTGAGCCACGATTTCATCGAGAATCCCACGCTCTGCACGACCACGCGTCGCGAGGATCTGGTGGGCATCTTCAACTGCTCCTGGAGCTCCTGCCGCGAGGGCTGCACCTCTGACCTCTACCGCTGCGTGCATATCTACGTGACGTTCATCGAGCAGAACATTACCATTCCGGAGAACATGACCGACTTTAGCAACTACACGGCCGACTGGGAGCAGTCCGGGGAGGCCACGCTGCTAGTGAACATTAAGGGCTGCGGCTACCCGCCCACGGTCACGTGCAAGACCTTCAACGACTACTACGGCGCCGACGGCGCCATCTATCCGTGCTACTACTCGCGGAAGAACAAGACCGTAGTGCTCACGTCCTACAGTCACGACGATCAGGTGGCCGTGATCATCAATTTTTTCGCGGTGCCCTTTGTGATAACGGTCATCTCATCCATCGCCTTGTGCATCATGCACTGCGACTGCCGCTGCAAAAAGGACCGCAGCCATCGACGCAATCGTCCGCAGTGCCGAAGGCCGCGCATTGAGAATCTCAG
- the LOC6897231 gene encoding prominin-like protein isoform X3, which translates to MKLGPKAIKDDWADWLNAFWLMWLWVLLLVALIILVPFAGVVYFCLCCHRCKLGCPACQSDVNRRRILWSICLLLILPFIAGSMGLAFLSNGMLERGLDNTKIAIEMGSVDTCNFLKDVSDHIRHLFVKNYQELETHLVTTIRHLNICSRT; encoded by the exons ATGAAGTTGGGACCGAAAGCTATAAAGGACGATTGGGCAGATTGGTTGAATGCATTCTGGCTTATGTGGCTATGGGTACTTTTACTGGTTGCTCTCATTATTCTGGTACCCTTTGCAGG TGTCGTGTATTTCTGCTTATGTTGCCATCGCTGTAAGCTGGGCTGTCCAGCTTGCCAATCGGATGTCAATAGGAGACGTATTCTTTGGAGCATCTGCTTGCTTCTGATCCTTCCATTTATCGC TGGCAGTATGGGCTTGGCTTTTCTTTCAAACGGCATGCTAGAGCGCGGCCTGGACAACACTAAGATTGCCATTGAAATGGGTAGCGTGGATACTTGCAACTTCCTGAAGGATGTCAGCGATCATATTCGTCATTTGTTTGTGAAAAACTATCAGGAACTGGAGACACATCTGGTCACTACTATC